The Bernardetia litoralis DSM 6794 genome includes a window with the following:
- the dusB gene encoding tRNA dihydrouridine synthase DusB, protein MVKIGNVELGDFPLLLAPMEDVSDPPFRAVCKACGADMMYTEFISVEGLIRDADKSVEKLDIFDYERPIGIQIFGAELDSMLKATEIVEQENPEVLDINFGCPVKKVVGKGAGAGILKDIPKMELLSKEIVNRSNLPVTVKTRLGWDHDSIKILEVAKRLQGVGVQALSIHGRTRKQMYTGEADWSYIAEVKNNPDIHIPIFGNGDINSPQKALEYKNRFGVDGIMIGRAAIGYPWIFREIKHYFATGELLPPPTLEERLDICRKHFLFSLEWKRSEITAINEMKRHYAAYFKGLRGIKQYRMRLVQSSSSSEVFDILNEIEIAYAGTEFIHEY, encoded by the coding sequence ATGGTAAAAATTGGAAATGTGGAGTTGGGAGATTTCCCTCTTTTGCTTGCGCCTATGGAAGATGTGAGCGACCCTCCTTTTCGTGCTGTCTGTAAAGCCTGTGGCGCAGATATGATGTACACCGAATTTATTTCAGTAGAAGGATTGATAAGAGATGCTGATAAAAGTGTAGAAAAACTAGATATTTTTGATTATGAGCGTCCTATTGGTATTCAAATTTTTGGTGCTGAATTGGATTCTATGCTCAAAGCTACCGAAATTGTGGAGCAAGAAAATCCAGAAGTTTTGGATATTAACTTTGGTTGTCCTGTCAAAAAAGTAGTTGGAAAAGGTGCAGGAGCTGGTATTTTGAAAGATATTCCTAAGATGGAATTACTTTCTAAAGAAATTGTAAATCGTTCAAATCTTCCTGTTACTGTCAAAACTCGTTTGGGTTGGGATCACGATTCTATCAAAATTTTGGAAGTTGCGAAGCGTTTGCAGGGAGTTGGGGTTCAAGCTCTTTCTATTCATGGACGTACACGCAAGCAAATGTACACTGGCGAAGCTGATTGGTCATATATTGCAGAAGTAAAAAATAATCCTGATATTCATATTCCTATCTTTGGAAATGGAGATATAAATTCGCCTCAAAAAGCATTGGAATACAAAAACCGTTTTGGTGTTGATGGAATTATGATAGGACGTGCAGCCATTGGTTATCCTTGGATTTTTAGAGAAATCAAACATTATTTTGCTACTGGCGAACTTCTTCCACCTCCAACATTAGAAGAGCGTTTGGATATTTGCAGAAAACATTTTTTATTTTCTTTGGAATGGAAAAGAAGCGAAATCACAGCAATTAATGAAATGAAACGCCATTATGCAGCTTATTTTAAAGGATTGAGAGGAATCAAACAATACAGAATGAGACTTGTTCAGTCTAGTAGTTCTTCAGAAGTTTTTGATATTCTAAATGAAATTGAAATTGCTTATGCAGGAACAGAATTTATTCACGAATATTAA